In Cryptomeria japonica chromosome 10, Sugi_1.0, whole genome shotgun sequence, a genomic segment contains:
- the LOC131052593 gene encoding uncharacterized protein LOC131052593 — protein MVPKKGWVKLNFDGASRGNPGPVGIGCCLHDEAGRELAKLAKPIGIEFNNKEEILALVEGLLLCQNRGISKLAIKGDSTIIINGLGKGSLPNWKLNVILSRALSLLKEFNKMTFNHIYREGNSKADELANAGADGQFIS, from the coding sequence ATGGTCCCTAAAAAAGGGTGGGTAAAACTTAACTTCGATGGAGCTTCTCGTGGGAATCCAGGTCCTGTAGGAATTGGGTGTTGTTTGCATGATGAGGCTGGTAGGGAACTGGCTAAGTTAGCCAAACCTATAGGGATTGAATTCAATAATAAAGAAGAGATCTTAGCCTTAGTTGAAGGTCTCCTCTTATGTCAAAATAGGGGTATCAGCAAGCTCGCCATTAAAGGAGATTCGACTATTATTATCAATGGCCTCGGAAAAGGTTCTCTACCTAACTGGAAGTTGAATGTGATCTTGTCAAGAGCTCTAAGCCTCCTCAAGGAGTTCAATAAAATGACCTTCaatcatatctatagagaaggtaaCTCCAAGGCGGATGAATTAGCTAATGCAGGAGCTGATGGACAGTTCATAAGTTAA
- the LOC131052608 gene encoding 5-methyltetrahydropteroyltriglutamate--homocysteine methyltransferase 1 isoform X2: MIGIETVPVIIGPLTYLLLSKPAKSVPKTFELMSLIDAILPVYKEVLGELNAAGAMWVQFDEPSLVMDLEVHHLEAFHKAYSFFGGLNGIKLIVETYFADIPIETYKTITKVKAISALGLDLVRGTKTLSHIKTHGFPSDKYLFAGIVDGRNIWATDLAAASSILKDLETAIGKGKVVVSTSCSLIHTAVDLANETTLDDEIKSWLAFAAQKVVEVVALARALEGRTDQAYFAANAAAISSRKMSERVNNEAVQKSVEALKGSDHWRATPVVVRLDEQQKKLNLPVLPTTTGGSFPQTVELRRVRREYKSKKIEELEYIQSIQQEITKVVKMQEDLDIDVLVHGEPERNDMVEYFGEQLQGITFTVNGWVQSYGSRCVKPPIIYGDVSRPKPMTVFWSKYAQSLTARPMKGMLTGPVTILNWSFVRDDQPRSETCMQIALAIKKEVKDLEAAGIQVIQIDEPALREGLPLRKAEQAHYLEWAVHGFRITNSSIKNTTQIHTHMCYSNFNDIIHSIIDMDADVITIENSRSDEKLLSVFHEGVKYRAGIGPGVYDIHSPRIPDTEEIADRIRKMLAVLEANILWVNPDCGLKTRKYSEVVPALTNMVAAAKLLRSELANTK, encoded by the exons ATG ATTGGTATTGAGACCGTGCCTGTCATTATAGGACCATTGACATACTTGCTGTTATCTAAACCTGCAAAGAGTGTTCCTAAAACCTTTGAGCTCATGTCTCTGATAGATGCAATACTTCCGGTCTACAA AGAAGTTCTTGGTGAGTTAAACGCAGCTGGGGCAATGTGGGTGCAATTCGACGAGCCCTCACTTGTAATGGACCTTGAGGTTCACCACTTAGAGGCTTTCCATAAGGCTTATTCTTTCTTTGGAGGACTAAATGGAATTAAATTGATTGTTGAGACATACTTTGCCGATATTCCAATTGAGACTTACAA GACCATTACTAAAGTAAAAGCTATATCTGCTCTCGGGTTGGATTTAGTCCGTGGAACAAAAACACTCAGCCACATCAAAACTCATGGCTTTCCTAGTGATAAATATCTGTTTGCTGGAATTGTTGATGGGCGGAATATCTGGGCAACAGACTTGGCAGCAGCATCTTCTATTTTGAAGGATCTGGAAACTGCAATTGGTAAAG GTAAAGTAGTAGTCTCTACCTCCTGCTCTCTTATTCATACGGCAGTAGATTTAGCGAATGAGACAACGCTTGATGATGAGATCAAATCCTGGCTTGCATTTGCTGCACAAAAAGTAGTTGAGGTAGTTGCTTTGGCTAGAGCATTGGAAGGCCGAACAGATCAG GCATACTTTGCTGCCAATGCAGCTGCTATATCTTCAAGAAAGATGTCAGAAAGAGTGAACAATGAGGCAGTGCAAAAATCT GTTGAAGCTCTTAAGGGCTCTGATCACTGGCGTGCAACTCCTGTAGTAGTGCGTTTAGATGAACAACAAAAGAAGTTGAACCTACCAGTCCTTCCAACTACTACCGGTGGCTCTTTTCCTCAAACAGTGGAACTTCGGAGAGTTCGCCGCGAATATAAATCAAAAAA GATTGAAGAGCTAGAATATATTCAATCAATCCAACAGGAGATTACCAAAGTGGTTAAGATgcaggaagatcttgacatcgatgTTCTTGTTCATGGTGAACCCGAG AGAAATGATATGGTAGAGTATTTTGGAGAACAGCTTCAGGGAATTACCTTTACAGTTAATGGTTGGGTACAGTCTTATGGTTCTCGATGTGTGAAGCCACCAATTATTTATGGCGATGTCAGCCGCCCAAAGCCGATGACTGTATTTTGGTCGAAGTATGCCCAAAGTCTTACTGCTCGGCCCATGAAGGGAATGCTTACCGGTCCTGTTACGATTCTGAACTGGTCCTTTGTAAGAGATGATCAGCCCAG GTCAGAAACCTGCATGCAAATCGCTTTAGCCATCAAGAAAGAAGTTAAAGATTTGGAGGCAGCTGGGATTCAG GTAATCCAAATTGATGAGCCAGCTCTCAGGGAAGGATTACCTTTACGAAAAGCAGAGCAGGCTCACTATCTTGAATGGGCTGTTCATGGTTTCCGAATCACCAACAGTAGTATAAAGAATACTACTCAG ATCCACACTCACATGTGCTACTCGAATTTTAATGACATCATCCATTCCATCATTGATATGGATGCTGATGTCATTACGATTGAGAATTCCCGTTCTGATGAGAAATTACTATCAGTTTTCCATGAGGGTGTGAAATATAGAGCTGGGATTGGACCCGGTGTCTATGATATACACTCTCCTCGTATCCCAGATACAGAAGAGATCGCAGACCGCATCCGCAAG ATGCTTGCTGTGCTGGAAGCAAACATCCTGTGGGTCAATCCAGACTGTGGTTTGAAAACCAGGAAATATAGTGAAGTTGTTCCGGCTTTAACAAATATGGTTGCAGCTGCAAAGTTGCTGCGATCTGAACTAGCCAACACAAAGTGA
- the LOC131052608 gene encoding 5-methyltetrahydropteroyltriglutamate--homocysteine methyltransferase 1 isoform X1, producing the protein MASHVVGYPRMGPKRELKFALECFWDGKSSEVELQKVAKDLRISIWKQMSDAGVTYIPSNTFSYYDQVLDTSAMLGAVPSRYGWNGGEIGFDTYFSMARGNAKLPAMEMTKWFDTNYHYIVPELGPETKFKYSSRKAVDEYKEAKQIGIETVPVIIGPLTYLLLSKPAKSVPKTFELMSLIDAILPVYKEVLGELNAAGAMWVQFDEPSLVMDLEVHHLEAFHKAYSFFGGLNGIKLIVETYFADIPIETYKTITKVKAISALGLDLVRGTKTLSHIKTHGFPSDKYLFAGIVDGRNIWATDLAAASSILKDLETAIGKGKVVVSTSCSLIHTAVDLANETTLDDEIKSWLAFAAQKVVEVVALARALEGRTDQAYFAANAAAISSRKMSERVNNEAVQKSVEALKGSDHWRATPVVVRLDEQQKKLNLPVLPTTTGGSFPQTVELRRVRREYKSKKIEELEYIQSIQQEITKVVKMQEDLDIDVLVHGEPERNDMVEYFGEQLQGITFTVNGWVQSYGSRCVKPPIIYGDVSRPKPMTVFWSKYAQSLTARPMKGMLTGPVTILNWSFVRDDQPRSETCMQIALAIKKEVKDLEAAGIQVIQIDEPALREGLPLRKAEQAHYLEWAVHGFRITNSSIKNTTQIHTHMCYSNFNDIIHSIIDMDADVITIENSRSDEKLLSVFHEGVKYRAGIGPGVYDIHSPRIPDTEEIADRIRKMLAVLEANILWVNPDCGLKTRKYSEVVPALTNMVAAAKLLRSELANTK; encoded by the exons ATGGCTTCCCATGTGGTTGGCTATCCTCGCATGGGTCCCAAGAGGGAGCTGAAATTTGCATTGGAGTGCTTCTGGGATGGCAAGAGCAGCGAAGTAGAGCTACAAAAGGTGGCCAAGGATTTGAGAATTTCAATATGGAAGCAGATGAGTGATGCTGGCGTGACTTATATACCAAGCAACACCTTCTCCTACTATGATCAGGTGCTTGACACCTCTGCAATGCTTGGGGCTGTTCCTTCCAGGTATGGGTGGAACGGTGGAGAGATTGGATTTGACACCTACTTCTCTATGGCCCGTGGTAATGCCAAGCTGCCTGCCATGGAGATGACCAAGTGGTTTGACACCAACTA CCACTACATTGTTCCAGAGCTGGGACCAGAAACTAAATTCAAGTACTCTTCACGTAAAGCAGTTGATGAGTACAAGGAAGCTAAACAG ATTGGTATTGAGACCGTGCCTGTCATTATAGGACCATTGACATACTTGCTGTTATCTAAACCTGCAAAGAGTGTTCCTAAAACCTTTGAGCTCATGTCTCTGATAGATGCAATACTTCCGGTCTACAA AGAAGTTCTTGGTGAGTTAAACGCAGCTGGGGCAATGTGGGTGCAATTCGACGAGCCCTCACTTGTAATGGACCTTGAGGTTCACCACTTAGAGGCTTTCCATAAGGCTTATTCTTTCTTTGGAGGACTAAATGGAATTAAATTGATTGTTGAGACATACTTTGCCGATATTCCAATTGAGACTTACAA GACCATTACTAAAGTAAAAGCTATATCTGCTCTCGGGTTGGATTTAGTCCGTGGAACAAAAACACTCAGCCACATCAAAACTCATGGCTTTCCTAGTGATAAATATCTGTTTGCTGGAATTGTTGATGGGCGGAATATCTGGGCAACAGACTTGGCAGCAGCATCTTCTATTTTGAAGGATCTGGAAACTGCAATTGGTAAAG GTAAAGTAGTAGTCTCTACCTCCTGCTCTCTTATTCATACGGCAGTAGATTTAGCGAATGAGACAACGCTTGATGATGAGATCAAATCCTGGCTTGCATTTGCTGCACAAAAAGTAGTTGAGGTAGTTGCTTTGGCTAGAGCATTGGAAGGCCGAACAGATCAG GCATACTTTGCTGCCAATGCAGCTGCTATATCTTCAAGAAAGATGTCAGAAAGAGTGAACAATGAGGCAGTGCAAAAATCT GTTGAAGCTCTTAAGGGCTCTGATCACTGGCGTGCAACTCCTGTAGTAGTGCGTTTAGATGAACAACAAAAGAAGTTGAACCTACCAGTCCTTCCAACTACTACCGGTGGCTCTTTTCCTCAAACAGTGGAACTTCGGAGAGTTCGCCGCGAATATAAATCAAAAAA GATTGAAGAGCTAGAATATATTCAATCAATCCAACAGGAGATTACCAAAGTGGTTAAGATgcaggaagatcttgacatcgatgTTCTTGTTCATGGTGAACCCGAG AGAAATGATATGGTAGAGTATTTTGGAGAACAGCTTCAGGGAATTACCTTTACAGTTAATGGTTGGGTACAGTCTTATGGTTCTCGATGTGTGAAGCCACCAATTATTTATGGCGATGTCAGCCGCCCAAAGCCGATGACTGTATTTTGGTCGAAGTATGCCCAAAGTCTTACTGCTCGGCCCATGAAGGGAATGCTTACCGGTCCTGTTACGATTCTGAACTGGTCCTTTGTAAGAGATGATCAGCCCAG GTCAGAAACCTGCATGCAAATCGCTTTAGCCATCAAGAAAGAAGTTAAAGATTTGGAGGCAGCTGGGATTCAG GTAATCCAAATTGATGAGCCAGCTCTCAGGGAAGGATTACCTTTACGAAAAGCAGAGCAGGCTCACTATCTTGAATGGGCTGTTCATGGTTTCCGAATCACCAACAGTAGTATAAAGAATACTACTCAG ATCCACACTCACATGTGCTACTCGAATTTTAATGACATCATCCATTCCATCATTGATATGGATGCTGATGTCATTACGATTGAGAATTCCCGTTCTGATGAGAAATTACTATCAGTTTTCCATGAGGGTGTGAAATATAGAGCTGGGATTGGACCCGGTGTCTATGATATACACTCTCCTCGTATCCCAGATACAGAAGAGATCGCAGACCGCATCCGCAAG ATGCTTGCTGTGCTGGAAGCAAACATCCTGTGGGTCAATCCAGACTGTGGTTTGAAAACCAGGAAATATAGTGAAGTTGTTCCGGCTTTAACAAATATGGTTGCAGCTGCAAAGTTGCTGCGATCTGAACTAGCCAACACAAAGTGA